One window of the Rhipicephalus sanguineus isolate Rsan-2018 chromosome 4, BIME_Rsan_1.4, whole genome shotgun sequence genome contains the following:
- the LOC119391629 gene encoding sulfotransferase ssu-1 codes for MAPRKPYCQMIDGVPRCPGLEPELFRESLKFRAKKGDLIQCTYPKAGTHWVMYIIELILKGGEAVPNHAEFIRYVRFIGRMETEGWESPLPIRLFTTHEPLAKETMNPEAKYVYVARNPWDTCVSFYHMATSLSMFNFRDGTFDEFFDAFLRGDFGYGDYFDHVASGYALRNEPNLLFLTYEDLKKNTREVALKLAYFLGDHYGKRLERDEGLLQSLLERTTAEYMQSVLVLDVQGVDPVWKTRRTETTVPDKSAYEGDLRKYRLVRKGKPGDWKSYFSPEQLRRLEAKVGERGRGAQFMELWKDIRDETIAASLG; via the coding sequence ATGGCGCCTAGGAAGCCGTACTGCCAAATGATAGATGGTGTGCCACGATGTCCTGGCCTGGAGCCGGAGCTCTTCAGGGAGAGTCTGAAGTTTCGTGCGAAGAAAGGAGACTTGATCCAGTGCACGTATCCCAAGGCGGGCACACACTGGGTCATGTACATTATCGAACTCATCCTTAAAGGCGGCGAGGCCGTGCCAAACCATGCCGAATTTATACGCTACGTTCGCTTCATCGGCCGTATGGAGACCGAAGGCTGGGAGTCGCCGCTGCCCATCAGGCTATTCACCACTCACGAGCCTCTCGCCAAGGAAACCATGAATCCCGAAGCGAAGTACGTTTACGTGGCCCGCAACCCTTGGGATACCTGCGTGTCCTTCTACCACATGGCAACGTCGCTCAGCATGTTCAACTTCCGCGACGGTACCTTCGACGAATTCTTCGACGCCTTCTTGCGCGGAGACTTTGGCTACGGCGACTATTTCGACCACGTAGCTTCCGGTTACGCTCTGAGGAACGAGCCCAACTTGCTTTTCTTGACCTACGAAGACTTGAAGAAGAACACACGCGAAGTGGCACTCAAACTGGCTTATTTCCTTGGGGACCACTATGGAAAGCGCCTGGAGAGGGACGAGGGCCTTTTACAGAGCCTTCTGGAGAGGACCACGGCCGAGTACATGCAAAGCGTGCTCGTGCTGGACGTTCAGGGTGTGGATCCGGTGTGGAAGACACGTAGAACGGAAACTACGGTGCCAGACAAGTCGGCTTACGAAGGCGACCTTAGAAAGTACCGCCTTGTTCGGAAAGGGAAACCCGGTGACTGGAAATCGTATTTCTCGCCCGAGCAACTGCGACGCCTGGAGGCAAAGGTTGGAGAAAGGGGTCGAGGAGCGCAATTCATGGAACTGTGGAAAGACATTCGAGACGAAACAATTGCGGCATCTCTCGGTTGA